In Moorena sp. SIOASIH, the following proteins share a genomic window:
- a CDS encoding pentapeptide repeat-containing protein has translation MSNQEIRPEGQPLIDRSIEEKTKDFLEIGRIAGLNTTSDCAGADLSGANLSSVNLSRVNLSGANLSLAKLNGANLFGANLLGANLFGTDLNEANLSDANLSDANLSEAILSRAILSSTNLRGTLVSNANFSYAILSNANLSHAILSNANLSYANLFGANLSEANLFGATLSCATLNYAIFNNANLSYSNFSYASMDYTVLSGANLRCAILGETNLSKVNLSDAKLEKARLVNNLGISEEMKLDLKQRGAIFEDSHDNGLTILNR, from the coding sequence ATGTCTAATCAAGAAATTCGGCCAGAAGGGCAACCGTTAATCGATCGCTCTATAGAGGAGAAAACTAAGGACTTTTTGGAGATAGGGAGAATTGCTGGTCTTAATACAACATCCGATTGTGCAGGTGCTGATCTCAGCGGTGCTAATTTGAGTAGTGTTAACCTCAGCCGTGTCAATTTGAGTGGTGCTAACCTTAGCCTTGCTAAACTCAATGGCGCTAATTTATTTGGTGCTAATTTATTGGGAGCTAACTTGTTCGGGACTGACCTGAATGAGGCTAATCTTAGTGATGCTAATCTTAGTGATGCTAATCTCAGCGAGGCTATCCTCAGTCGTGCTATTCTCAGCAGCACCAATCTCAGGGGTACTCTGGTCAGCAATGCTAACTTTAGCTATGCTATCCTGAGTAATGCCAACCTCAGCCATGCTATCTTGAGTAATGCTAATCTGAGTTATGCTAATCTATTTGGTGCTAACCTCAGCGAAGCGAATCTATTTGGTGCTACCTTAAGTTGCGCTACTTTGAATTATGCCATTTTTAACAATGCTAATTTGAGTTACAGCAACTTCAGTTATGCCTCGATGGACTATACAGTACTGAGTGGTGCTAACCTCAGATGTGCTATCTTGGGGGAGACTAACTTGAGTAAAGTCAATCTGAGTGATGCTAAATTAGAGAAAGCCCGGTTGGTCAATAATTTAGGAATTTCTGAAGAGATGAAGCTTGACTTGAAACAAAGGGGAGCAATTTTTGAAGATTCCCATGATAATGGTTTGACAATTTTGAATCGTTAA